In the Purpureocillium takamizusanense chromosome 5, complete sequence genome, one interval contains:
- a CDS encoding uncharacterized protein (TransMembrane:12 (i62-79o105-126i133-150o162-183i195-215o227-247i296-319o339-355i360-380o386-409i421-441o453-475i)~EggNog:ENOG503NZTV~COG:G): MPNGEKPTVGVVDVADNNSNIMDEPTKLDATQEANAVGYREYIEALDLDISDKEMRRLRWKLDLTILPMFLITQALQFMDKTSLNYANLFGYQAALKLKGQQFNYLSAMLYAGYFFGQYPCGWLIGRFPAQRVLAISIFLWGLMVIIMTQCRSYSTALLARFIMGIFEAAVTPGLTLMTGFWYTRREIPLRQCIWFSALGWGGIIGSYISMGLSKLPEAMVPSRWELIFYILGGATCVWAVAIWLVLPDSPSSASWLTRRERLVAVKRVASNETGIKNKAFDRGQVKLGFLDPKTVLLFISVFAAAIPNGVLNSFSTIIIRDMGFSTTMTTQLKSVGDAVQVVALLIGGTIILNVPNSRLVVATAANLLCTIAAACMAYLPRSNTWGRLVSFWLVNAQSVGFTVSLTTISSNMAGYTHRSLASALVFTAYCWGNFAGPFVVKPEQAPHFTGATIGLLVGYAIKLGCHLALLVYLFTSNRRRDRVYGPADKEASGEAGMRDLTEFENKNFRYVY, translated from the exons ATGCCGAACGGCGAGAAGCCCACAGTTGGTGTCGTTGACGTTGCCGATAACAACAGCAACATCATGGACGAGCCGACGAAATTGGACGCGACGCAGGAGGCAAACGCAGTTGGGTACCGGGAATACATCGAAGCGCTGGACCTGGATATATCAGACAAGGAA ATGAGGAGACTCCGATGGAAGCTGGATCTCACCATCCTGCCCATGTTCCTTATCACGCAGGCCCTGCAGTTCATGGACAAGACGTCCCTCAACTACGCCAATCTATTCGGGTACCAGGCGGCGCTGAAGCTCAAAGGCCAGCAGTTCAACTACCTCTCCGCTA TGCTGTACGCCGGGTACTTTTTCGGACAGTACCCCTGCGGCTGGCTCATCGGGAGGTTCCCCGCGCAGAGGGTGCTGGCCATTAGCATATTCCTGTGGGGACTCATGGTGATTATCATGACGCAGTGCCGCAGCTACTCTACCGCAC TTCTTGCTCGAT TCATCATGGGCATcttcgaggccgccgtcacgcC TGGGTTGACCCTGATGACTGGGTTTTGGTACACCAGGCGCGAGATTCCGCTCCGGCAATGTATTTGGTT CTCTGCTCTTGGCTGGGGCGGCATT ATTGGCTCCTACATTTCCATGGGCTTGTCCAAGCTGCCAGAGGCTATGGTGCCTTCTCGCTGGGAGCTCATCTTCTACATT ctcggcggcgcgacctGCGTCTGGGCCGTAGCCATCTGGCTCGTGCTTCCCGactcgccctcctcggcgtcttggcTCACCCGACGCGAGCGGCTCGTGGCCGTCAAGCGCGTGGCTAGCAACGAGACGGGCATCAAGAACAAGGCGTTTGACAGGGGGCAGGTCAAGCTGGGGTTCCTGGACCCGAAGACGGTGCTGCTCTTCATCAGCGTCTTTGCCGC AGCGATCCCCAATGGCGTCCTCAACTCGTTCTCGACAATCATCATCCGGGACATGGGGTTCAGCacgaccatgacgacgcAGCTCAAGTCCGTGGGCGATGCGGTGCAGGTGGTTGCACTCCTCATCGGGGGCACTATCATCCTCAACGTGCCCAACT CGCGTCTCGTCGTGGCCACGGCAGCCAACCTCCTGTGCACCATCGCGGCAGCGTGCATGGCATATCTCCCGCGGTCCAACACGTGGGGCCGGCTGGTGAGCTTCTGGCTCGTCAACGCGCAGTCGGTCGGGTTTACCGTGTCGCTGACGACCATTTCGTCCAACATGGCCGGCTACACGCACCGCTCGTTGGCGAGCGCACTAGTCTT CACGGCATACTGCTGGGGTAACTTTGCGGGCCCCTTTGTCGTCAAGCCGGAGCAGGCTCCTCACTTTACAGGAGCAACCATCGGCCTGTTGGTGGGCTATGCGATCAAGCTGGGCTGCCACCTCGCACTACTAG TCTACCTGTTCACGTCGAACCGCCGGCGAGACCGGGTGTACGGCCCCGCGGACAAGGAGGCGAGCGGCGAAGCGGGGATGCGGGACCTGACGGAGTTTGAGAACAAGAACTTTCGGTACGTGTACTGA
- a CDS encoding uncharacterized protein (EggNog:ENOG503PC82), with protein MKEKIFRYANFNLDALLALAEKLRCRPCTCDVSKPPKFGSLNWVIFVSFDDGIDWVFRAPRTGLSAIMTKESVSKMLVSEASTLKYLRAHSSIPVPEVYSYSGSKDNDIGVPYILQSKATGRALSEYDWAENSRGPPGYKVP; from the exons ATGAAGGAGAAGATCTTCCGCTACGCCAATTTCAATCTCGatgctcttcttgcccttgccgaaAAGCTTCGGTGCCGGCCGTGCACGTGCGACGTATCAAAGCCACCTAAATTCGGGAGCCTGAACTGGGTCATTTTTGTCTCCTTTGATGATGGAATTGACTGGGTGTTTCGTGCCCCGCGCACCGGTCTGTCCGCAATTATGACTAAAGAATCGGTCTCCAAGATGCTTGTGAGCGAAGCCTCCACTTTGAAGTATCTGAGAGCTCATAGCTCCATTCCTGTTCCGGAGGTTTACTCTTATAG TGGTTCCAAGGACAATGACATTGGGGTTCCGTATATTCTTCAGAGTAAAGCTACTGGTCGTGCTCTATCTGAATACGACTGGGCTGAAAATTCCCGCGGACCACCTGGATATAAGGTGCCTTAG
- a CDS encoding uncharacterized protein (COG:S~EggNog:ENOG503P1TE), whose amino-acid sequence MAAPLEYSFIELGTKPSAQLCYSFVPATRDTKPVTLIVFLNGLMLPQDAWAPTIAELQALRPGNGDGLPAILTYDRFGQGRTTDRDPDDAGAPDPTHAHDCMSAVRDLRQLITQVASEKLSRDADTVRLVLVCNSIGCALARLYAHEHPGTVAGLLLLDSVLANSDFVSMFPDPDDAANDGDDLPEGITADVLRTARQRIGAMFHPSVGSREGLSRRNLASLLPAADAPALEGPADDDGGHRRGPYVTVLGHEFAHFAVEAERMGMPPAATLAYSNPYWDRYNQGLARLTEPARSRGPIQVPGAGHFIQRDDPKFVAAELDAILRKLGA is encoded by the coding sequence atggctgcgccTCTCGAATATAGCTTCATCGAACTCGGCACCAAGCCGAGCGCGCAACTCTGCTACAGCTTCGTGCCCGCCACTCGCGACACGAAGCCGGTCAcgctcatcgtcttcctcaacGGGCTCATGCTGCCGCAGGACGCCTGGGCGCCCACCAttgccgagctgcaggcgctgcgcccgggcaacggcgacggcctcccGGCGATACTCACGTACGACCGCTTCGGCCAGGGCCGGACCACGGACCGGGACCCGGACGACGCGGGGGCGCCTGACCCGACGCACGCGCACGACTGCATGAGCGCCGTGAGGGACCTCCGGCAGCTCATCACGCAGGTGGCGAGCGAGAAGCTCTCGCGGGACGCCGACACGGTGCGGCTCGTGCTGGTGTGCAACTCCATCGGCTGCGCGCTGGCGCGGCTCTACGCGCACGAGCATCCGGGCACGGTGgcgggcctgctgctgctggactcGGTGCTCGCCAACTCGGACTTTGTGTCCATGTTCCCGGACCCGGACGAtgccgccaacgacggcgatgacctgcccgagggcatcacggccgacgtgctgcggacggcgcggcagcgCATCGGCGCCATGTTCCATCCCAGTGTCGGGAGTCGCGAGGGCCTCAGCCGCCGCAATCTCGCCTCACTGCTGCCCGCGGCTGACGCGCCAGCGCTCGAGGGGcccgctgacgacgacggcggacaTCGACGAGGCCCATACGTGACGGTGCTGGGCCACGAGTTTGCGCACtttgccgtcgaggcggagaGGATGGGCatgcccccggcggcgacgctcgccTACTCCAACCCCTACTGGGACCGGTACAACCAGGGGCTGGCGCGCCTCACCGAGCCGGCGCGCAGCAGGGGGCCGATCCAggtgccgggcgcgggccacTTCATCCAGCGCGACGATCCCAAGTTTGTGGCCGCGGAGCTGGATGCCATACTTCGGAAGCTTGGGGCCTAG
- a CDS encoding uncharacterized protein (COG:J~EggNog:ENOG503P5DX) yields the protein MSLLRTSCALTTRRALYRVFVSPSITTTTTTTTAVAVGSSLSTPQQLLRGTNEHRRLLATMVPNRRGPGPVRVDDDADKDRGFDRRFTTQKDIDRLGRDRLPRDHEITDPYVDVIGASSSYSSSSSPSGDDAPESTQQRQSTRFVLERLRPGESLRMVQPYLPADPDADRPYPRLALCRVVDTRNEYARQRQLKERKKQAAAAAATAGRAGAGKTKELELTWGIGAHDLGIKMRQMSDFFAKGMRVKLMIARKKRGKEATDEEADDVVRRVREAAAAQGAREDRPAEGQHKRTLHMFFEPKSGK from the coding sequence atgaGTCTCCTCCGCACCTCCTGCGCCCTGACCACGCGCCGTGCCCTCTACCGCGTCTTCGTctccccatccatcaccaccaccaccaccaccactaccgccgtcgccgtagGCTCCTCCCTctcgacgccgcagcagctcctccgcggcACCAACGaacaccgccgcctcctcgccacaATGGTTCCCAACCGCCGCGGGCCCGGCCccgtgcgcgtcgacgacgacgccgacaaggacCGGGGCTTCGACCGCCGCTTCACCACGCAAAAGGACATTGACCGCCTAGGCCGCGACCGGCTCCCACGCGACCACGAAATCACGGACCCGTACGTTGACGTCATCGGCGCTTCATCCTCCTactcttcatcatcatccccgTCGGGGGACGACGCGCCGGAATCCACGCAACAGCGGCAGTCCACGCgcttcgtcctcgagcgcctccgccCCGGCGAGTCCCTGCGCATGGTCCAGCCCTACCTCCCCGCCGACCCGGACGCCGACCGCCCCTacccgcgcctcgccctctgccGGGTCGTCGACACGCGCAACGAGtacgcccgccagcggcagctcaaggagaggaagaagcaggccgccgccgccgccgccaccgccgggagggcgggcgcgggcaagaccaaggagctggagctcACGTGGGGGATTGGCGCGCACGACCTCGGCATCAAGATGCGCCAGATGAGCGACTTTTTCGCCAAGGGCATGAGGGTGAAGCTCATGATTGCGCGCAAGAAGAGGGGCAAGGAGGCTaccgacgaagaggccgacgacgtggtccgtcgcgtgcgcgaggcggcggccgcgcagggcGCCCGTGAGGACCGCCCTGCCGAGGGGCAGCACAAGCGCACGCTGCACATGTTTTTCGAGCCCAAGTCCGGCAAGTGA
- a CDS encoding uncharacterized protein (COG:S~EggNog:ENOG503P74S) encodes MAKNKPPSKHSRAARRATSPSINTDKSLKAVSLPSNTVTTSSLSSSGAGATTPTADNNNNNNNSSNSSSIRNKDRPSVLAVHRAAGVSKKTSRPARKSRLTAKMRRRRERGLEMAEAVTERTGLKIEKSIGRARGVQARARGWDDVNARAGEAVASSARNAFAALGGDDDDKGEDGEGDDQEEEEKEDGKGGWETDDSMDGDVGPVSVPAGMRSSMFAPGVKADVAAAAPAAGGGDDDEEIL; translated from the exons ATGGCCAAGAACAAAC CCCCATCGAAGCAttcgcgcgccgcccgccgcgccacctCCCCCTCCATCAACACGGACAAGTCCCTCAAAGCCGTCTCCCTCCCCAGCAACACCGTGACAACATCCTCTTTGtcctcgagcggcgccggcgcgacgacCCCCACGGcggacaacaacaacaacaacaacaacagcagcaacagcagcagcatcaggaACAAGGACCGGCCGTCCGTGCTGGCCgtccaccgcgccgccggcgtgaGCAAGAAGACGAGCCGCCCCGCGCGCAAGTCGCGCCTCACGGCcaagatgcggcggcggcgcgagcgcgggctcgagatggcggaggcggtgacgGAGCGCACGGGGCTCAAGATCGAGAAGAGCatcgggcgcgcgcgcggggtgCAGGCGCGGGCCAGGGGGTGGGACGACGTCaacgcgcgggcgggcgaggcggtggcgtcgtcggcgaggaatGCGTttgcggcgctgggcggtgatgacgatgacaagggtgaggatggcgagggggATGatcaggaggaggaggagaaggaggatgggaagggggggtgggagaCGGACGACAGCATGGATGGTGATGTTGGGCCGGTGTCTGTGCCGGCGGGTATGCGGTCGTCCATGTTTGCGCCGGGGGTCAAGGCggatgttgctgctgctgctcctgctgctgggggcggtgacgacgatgaggagaTTCTGTGA
- a CDS encoding uncharacterized protein (EggNog:ENOG503NVR9~COG:J): MPVQGSIQETINPDAIVPVTLLETHEIFGDVDATLRLFDSYDDVFVPEFGAVLVEKPGPNATSAAADVEPSSHGRRLYRLSGDVEVTGDVAGLPSGPYFLYGPNLYQAWRLYDDDLGAFAVGVIPENVTHMSGFRALTALSDSGASKSIAVPSRLYHHAPNAKKPLSGIRVAIPDVSSLLGVQTTVSSRAWRYLHALPAAATSVLADRLLAMGAVIVGKTKSSQFGDGGEWVDEQAPWSPRGDGYQKPGRGAAGAGAGVAGYEWLKAAFAVDGDGGVRQPAAAHGVYSLRMSRGGVSLDGTQTSSPTFDSAGLMARDVLELYNTAMAVLTHGRSDVPPPPGRLVYPADVFDTVPSKERQKLMAHFVTAMENHLGVKAERIRLSSLWNQHGPDAAKDQSLGEYIGNASFRLYCYEFYHTYDAFRSDYTAKVGHAPYAEASVLHKWSIGKSVSKSEYDEYQTRLEVFRKWFGEQVMNITSAEQRWTAMLLPFDSEAPDYRDEKPREPPHQHGFSAELLSSALQTPQVVVPFAQLPYTSRISGRKEFHPVYGSVMGPRGGDLAVVYLVRRAFESVRWRTRVDTGRLSFPIGDNERNVDDRHVAVSGDDQLRRPAEEALSDEL, encoded by the exons ATGCCAGTCCAGGGCTCCATCCAAGAGACCATCAACCCCGATGCCATCGTGCCCGTGACGCTGTTGGAGACGCACGAGATATTTGGTGACGTTGACGCCACCCTCCGTCTCTTCGACAgctacgacgacgtcttcgtGCCCGAGTTCGGCGCCGTGCTAGTCGAGAAGCCCGGCCCGAACGCGAcctctgctgccgccgacgtaGAGCCTAGCTCTCACGGCAGGCGTCTGTATCGGCTaagcggcgacgtcgaggtcacGGGTGAtgtcgccggcctgccgTCAGGGCCGTACTTTCTGTACGGGCCGAATCTGTATCAAGCGTGGAGGctctacgacgacgacctcggcgcctttgccgtTGGCGTGATTCCGGAAAATGTCACACACATGTCCGG CTTCCGTGCCTTGACTGCGCTCTCCGACTCGGGCGCGAGCAAGTCCATCGCCGTGCCGTCACGACTGTATCACCATGCACCCAACGCTAAAAAGCCTCTAAGCGGCATTCGCGTCGCCATACCGGATGTCTCTTCCCTTCTTGGCGTTCAGACGACGGTATCTAGTCGTGCATGGCGCTACCTCCACGCACTTCCTGCTGCCGCAACGTCCGTCCTTGCGGACCGACTGCTCGCGatgggcgccgtcatcgtggGCAAGACCAAGTCGTCTCAGTTTGGGGACGGAGGCGAATGGGTAGACGAGCAGGCGCCCTGGAGTCCTCGGGGTGATGGCTATCAGAAGCCCGGCCgaggtgccgccggcgccggggctggTGTGGCCGGCTACGAGTGGCTCAAGGCCGCGTTTGCCGTTGATG GTGATGGCGGCGTACGGCaaccagcggcagcgcacGGAGTATACTCTCTGCGTATGAGTCGCGGTGGTGTCTCCCTCGACGGCACGCAGACAAGCTCTCC GACGTTTGATTCCGCGGGGCTTATGGCTAGGGATGTGCTCGAGCTCTACAATACTGCAATGGCGGTGTTGACCCATGGACGGTCCGatgtgccgccgcctccgggaAGGCTGGTGTATCCTGCGGACGTCTTTGATACAGTTCCTTCGAAAGAGCGGCAAAAGCTGATGGCCCACTTTGTCACAGCGATGGAGAATCACCTCGGGGTCAAGGCGGAGCGAATACGCCTGTCGTCACTTTGGAACCAGCATGGGCCAGACGCTGCCAAGGATCAAAGCTTGGGCGAGTATATCGGGAAT GCCTCTTTTCGTCTGTATTGCTACGAGTTCTACCACACGTATGATGCGTTCCGTTCCGACTACACAGCCAAGGTTGGGCACGCTCCATACGCCGAGGCAAGCGTTTTGCACAAGTG GTCGATTGGAAAGAGCGTCAGCAAGTCAGAATATGACGAATACCAGACACGACTTGAGGTGTTCCGAAAATGGTTTGGCGAGCAGGTGATGAACATTACGAGCGCGGAGCAGCGCTGGACAGCCATGTTGTTGCCGTTCGATAGCGAGGCTCCGGACTACCGTGATGAGAAACCTCG CGAGCCGCCTCACCAGCATGGCTTCTCGGCCGAGTTGCTGTCATCGGCTTTGCAGACGCCTCAGGTTGTGGTACCAT TTGCACAACTACCGTATACGTCACGAATCAGCGGGAGGAAGGAATTCCACCCCGTGTACGGGTCCGTCATggggcctcgcggcggcgacttggcTGTGGTGTACCTTGTACGGCGGGCGTTTGAAAGTGTGCGGTGGCGGACGAGGGTTGACACGGGGCGGCTATCCTTCCCAATCGGAGACAATGAGCGCAACGTCGATGACAGACACGTTGCGGTTTCGGGGGACGACCAGCTCAGACGACCTGCCGAGGAGGCATTGTCGGATGAGTTGTAG
- the HGT1_3 gene encoding high affinity glucose transporter (TransMembrane:10 (o6-27i91-114o120-138i150-170o190-209i278-298o318-335i390-413o433-450i457-475o)~EggNog:ENOG503NVJ9~COG:P): MVIGNIYVIAAVAVTGGGLFGFDISSLSAQLGEQAYKCYFNQGPHGPPFDNELCSGPRELVQGGITASMSAGSWLGALISGPLSDRLGRKYAIMVGCIIWIVGSTIVCASQNIGMLIVGRIINGLCVGIESAQVPVYIAEISPPSKRGRFIGMQQWAITWGILIMYYISYGTSYIGDQTATGWKAAAWRIPWALQMIPAIFLFFMMMLLPESPRWLARKDRWEDCREVLALVHAKGDRDHPFVAFEMQDIKDMCEFERRHSNVTYLDLFKSDMIHRTFIGLFTQIWSQLSGMNVMMYYVTNVFSMAGYTGNAGLLSSSIQYVINVFMTIPALLYVDRWGRRPTLLVGSVLMATWMYANAGILAAHGKIVEGGIDNVAAQSMKVEGAAAKGLIACTYLFVASFAPTWGPVSWIYPPELFPLRLRGKGVAMATSGNWAFNAALGLFTPVALANIKWRTYIIFGVFNTAAFFHVLFLFPETAGKTLEETEHMFEDPNGIRYLGTPAWKTRKTTKEVNRAEQGDIEAKLRTEDEKPRVTTE; this comes from the exons ATGGTTATTGGCAACATCTatgtcatcgccgccgtcgccgtgacgggcggcggcctcttcggTTTTGACATCTCTTCCTTGTccgcgcagctcggcgagcaggcgtACAAATGCTACTTCAACCAAGGACCTCACGGACCGCCGTTCGACAACGAGCTATGCAGCGGTCCTCGCGAGCTGGTCCAGGGAGGTATCACGGCGTCCATGTCCGCGGGATCATGGCTGGGGGCCTTGATTTCGGGACCTCTGTCGGACCGTCTTGGCCGAAAGTATGCCATCATGGTGGGATGCATTATCTG GATTGTTGGTTCAACCATCGTCTGCGCGTCGCAAAACATTGGAATGCTCATCGTCGGTCGCATCATTAACGGTCTCTGCGTCGGTATCGAATCCGCCCAAGTTCCCGTCTATATTGCCGAAATTTCCCCTCCGTCTAAACGTGGACGCTTCATCGGCATGCAGCAGTGGGCCATCACATGGGGAATCCTCATCATGTACTATATTTCCTACGGCACCTCCTATATTGGCGATCAGACCGCGACTGGGTggaaggcggcggcttggCGTATCCCTTGGGCCCTCCAGATGATCCCCGCGATCTTCCTCTTCTTTATGATGATGCTGCTCCCCGAATCAcctcgctggctggctcgcaAGGATAGGTGGGAGGACTGTCGCGAAGTGTTAGCGCTCGTGCACGCCAAAGGTGACCGCGATCATCCCTTTGTTGCGTTCGAGATGCAGGACATCAAGGATATGTGCGAGTTTGAGAGGCGGCATTCGAACGTTACGTACCTTGATCTGTTCAAGTCCGACATGATCCACCGCACATTTATCGGGCTTTTTACGCAAATTTGGTCGCAATTGAGCGGCATGAACGTCATGA TGTACTACGTAACGAATGTGTTCAGCATGGCGGGCTATACCGGCAACGCTGGTCTGCTGTCCTCCTCTATCCAGTACGTCATTAATGTTTTTATGACCATCCCGGCCCTCCTATACGTCGACCGCTGGGGCCGACGCCCAACCCTGCTAGTTGGGTCCGTCCTCATGGCGACTTGGATGTACGCCAACGCAGGCATCCTGGCAGCCCACGGCAAGATTGTCGAAGGCGGAATCGACAATGTTGCGGCTCAATCGATGAAGGTAGAGGGGGCAGCCGCCAAGGGCCTCATCGCCTGCACGTACCTCTTCGTCGCGTCCTTTGCGCCGACTTGGGGCCCCGTGTCGTGGATTTACCCCCCCGAGCTGTTCCCTCTGCGCCTCCGCGGCAAGGGCGTAGCTATGGCCACGTCCGGAAACTGGGCTTTCAACGCGGCTCTTGGACTCTTCACGCCGGTTGCGCTGGCAAACATTAAGTGGCGGACCTACATCATATTTGGCGTCTTCAACACGGCGGCCTTTTTCCACGTGCTGTTCCTGTTCCCCGAGACGGCTggcaagacgctcgaggagacggagcaCATGTTTGAGGACCCCAACGGCATCCGCTACCTAGGCACGCCGGCGTGGAAGACGCGCAAGACCACGAAGGAGGTGAACCGCGCGGAGCAGGGCGATATCGAGGCCAAGTTGCggaccgaggacgagaagcccCGTGTCACCACTGAGTAA
- a CDS encoding uncharacterized protein (EggNog:ENOG503PC4A~COG:E), producing MAEPHNTPVPGSTPRATSPVHGAGAGGNFVPQHQLHPNAPPPPLASPSQPTTYASARPRVLYLGDPVNSSAAASYQELAARYDVIIHHFHQPQPAAAIEDGQQQQQQQQQQQRARLVQALRDRTWGDLAAVVRPSASSCGFWDAELVDLLPASVRVVASADDGAEERADGRRRLRERGIVYYCPGDETAADADAVAVSTPGHVSPADAEELCVRKVMSVLEGDGRDSILAIGGGFGGREQA from the exons atggCTGAGCCGCACAACACGCCCGTGCCTGGCTCGACGCCCCGCGCAACCTCCCCCgtgcacggcgccggcgccggcggcaacttCGTCCCGCAGCACCAGCTTCACCCtaacgcgccgccgccgcctcttgcATCGCCTTCCCAGCCAACAACCTACGCATCTGCCCGCCCCCGCGTCCTGTACCTAGGCGACCCAGTCAACAGttcagccgccgcctcgtaccaggagctcgccgcgcggTACGAtgtcatcatccatcatTTTCATcagccgcagccggcggcggcgatagaggacggccagcagcagcagcagcagcagcagcagcagcagcgcgcgcgcctcgtccaggcgCTGCGAGACCGCACGTGGGGCGacttggcggccgtcgtccgccCGTCAGCGTCGTCATGCGGCTTCTGGGATGCCGAGCTGGTGGACCTGCTGCCCGCGAGCGTGAGGGTGGTTGCCAGtgcggacgacggcgcggaggagagggctgacgggaggcggcggttgcgGGAGCGAG GGATCGTGTACTACTgccccggcgacgagacggccgcagatgccgatgctgtcgccgtctcgACCCCCGGTCACGTCTCGCCCGCGGATGCTGAGGAGCTGTGCGTGCGCAAAGTCATGTCGGTGCTGGaaggcgacggacgggatTCCATCCttgccatcggcggcggctttggAGGGCGTGAGCAAGCATAA